A single window of Methanoregula sp. DNA harbors:
- a CDS encoding 3-isopropylmalate dehydratase small subunit — MRIWKFGDDVDTDAIIPGRFLTIYDEKELSKHAFEGIRDDFSRLAQDGDVIVAGRNFGCGSSREHAPLALKGAGVRVVLAKSFARIFFRNAINVGLLPLVCLETDKMKDGSAIVVREREGKITVDGREYSVEPVPEFMYRIVEAAGLVGYARDLKEAPVCTKSRR; from the coding sequence ATGAGGATCTGGAAATTTGGTGACGATGTCGATACAGACGCGATCATCCCGGGGCGGTTCCTGACAATCTATGATGAGAAAGAACTCTCAAAACACGCGTTTGAGGGGATAAGGGATGATTTCTCACGGCTTGCACAGGACGGGGATGTCATTGTCGCCGGCAGGAACTTCGGGTGCGGTTCATCCCGTGAACACGCCCCGCTCGCGCTCAAAGGTGCAGGAGTCCGGGTAGTCCTCGCAAAATCCTTTGCCCGCATCTTTTTCCGGAACGCGATAAACGTGGGACTGCTCCCGCTTGTCTGCTTGGAAACAGACAAGATGAAGGACGGCAGTGCGATCGTTGTGCGGGAACGGGAGGGAAAGATCACGGTCGATGGCAGGGAGTATTCCGTTGAGCCGGTACCGGAGTTTATGTATCGCATTGTCGAGGCGGCAGGGCTTGTGGGATATGCCCGGGATTTAAAGGAGGCGCCGGTATGTACAAAATCGCGACGATAG
- a CDS encoding isocitrate/isopropylmalate dehydrogenase family protein produces the protein MYKIATIGGDGIGPEIITEGKKVLDAAGEKFNFDITWTDFDIGADRYLTQGTLLTEDDLKDLSKFRAIYFGAIGDERVKPGILEKGILLALRFHFDLYVNLRPIKLLDGVETPLAGKGPEDIDFVVVRENTEDFYVGIGSRFKKSQKIILNVDRELYSVKFGLDIESDAEEIAYQIGVITREGTRRVQKYAFDLAQRRRKKLTSVDKANVLSDVYGLWREVFTETAKGYPDVATEFNFVDAITMWFVKNPEWFDVVVTPNMFGDIITDLGAMIQGGLGLAPGGNINPKGTSMFEPIHGSAPKYKGLGVANPIATIWAGSLLLDHLGEHKAAEAVVSAIEKSIKDGVVTKDMGGSAGTAKAGSYIAEYVRRL, from the coding sequence ATGTACAAAATCGCGACGATAGGCGGGGACGGCATCGGGCCGGAGATTATCACCGAAGGAAAAAAGGTGCTGGACGCAGCAGGCGAAAAATTCAATTTTGATATCACGTGGACGGACTTTGATATCGGGGCAGACCGGTACCTTACCCAGGGGACCCTGCTTACCGAGGACGACTTGAAGGATCTCTCGAAGTTCAGGGCGATCTACTTCGGTGCAATCGGCGATGAACGGGTGAAACCCGGTATACTGGAGAAAGGCATCCTGCTTGCGCTGCGGTTTCACTTCGACCTGTATGTCAACCTCCGGCCGATCAAACTGCTGGACGGCGTCGAGACGCCGCTTGCAGGAAAAGGACCAGAAGACATTGATTTTGTTGTCGTACGGGAGAACACCGAGGACTTCTATGTGGGAATCGGTTCCCGGTTCAAAAAGAGCCAGAAGATAATTCTCAACGTTGACCGGGAACTCTATTCCGTGAAATTCGGGCTGGACATCGAGAGCGATGCCGAGGAGATCGCATACCAGATCGGGGTCATCACCCGGGAAGGCACACGACGTGTCCAGAAATATGCCTTCGACCTCGCACAGAGGCGCAGGAAAAAGCTCACATCAGTTGACAAGGCAAACGTGCTCTCGGATGTGTACGGCCTCTGGCGAGAAGTCTTTACCGAGACCGCAAAGGGATATCCTGATGTCGCCACTGAATTTAACTTCGTAGACGCGATCACGATGTGGTTTGTGAAAAACCCGGAATGGTTCGATGTCGTGGTCACGCCCAACATGTTCGGCGATATCATCACTGATCTCGGGGCGATGATACAGGGTGGGCTTGGCCTCGCCCCCGGAGGCAACATCAACCCGAAGGGTACCTCTATGTTCGAGCCTATTCACGGTTCGGCACCGAAATACAAGGGCTTGGGAGTCGCAAACCCGATCGCAACTATCTGGGCTGGCTCACTCCTGCTCGATCACCTCGGCGAGCATAAGGCCGCAGAGGCTGTTGTCTCTGCGATTGAGAAAAGCATCAAGGATGGCGTAGTGACGAAGGATATGGGCGGTTCAGCGGGGACGGCGAAGGCTGGATCGTACATCGCTGAATATGTCAGGCGTTTGTAA
- a CDS encoding PAS domain-containing protein: protein MEPADDIFRELVEHQQDLIVKISPEGRILYANPAYCELVGKSAEQLLGSIFMPVTERQYADVIATQMVKLFRPPHSCYVEQWMPTRKGTRCINWSARSLLEGTGSVRAIVASGRDITAQKKREKAIQKRDRELMLLVESGSPMYYSHTPDHVMDYVSPRIRSLLGCRPRVGKRLWTDYLSQNPANAAGLERTLRAISSGRREPVYRLEFVTAQGDTIWVEVNEIPVVKDGKTVAIVGSLVDVTEKKQVEEGFAEADILIKGSRSGMNGHQESGYGTQSPLNYFRQVLKKKERESLDPRSPEIIQK from the coding sequence ATGGAGCCAGCTGACGATATATTTCGCGAGCTTGTGGAACACCAGCAGGATCTTATCGTCAAGATCTCTCCTGAAGGTCGTATACTTTACGCAAACCCCGCGTACTGTGAACTGGTGGGAAAATCCGCTGAGCAATTGTTGGGCAGCATTTTCATGCCGGTCACCGAACGGCAGTATGCCGATGTGATCGCAACCCAAATGGTGAAGCTGTTCCGCCCGCCGCACTCCTGTTATGTCGAGCAATGGATGCCGACACGGAAAGGGACGAGATGTATCAACTGGTCAGCGAGGTCGCTCCTTGAAGGAACCGGTTCTGTCCGTGCGATTGTTGCGTCGGGACGGGATATCACCGCTCAGAAAAAGAGGGAAAAAGCGATCCAGAAGCGTGACCGTGAACTGATGCTCCTTGTCGAGAGCGGAAGCCCGATGTACTATTCGCATACTCCCGACCATGTGATGGACTATGTCAGCCCGCGGATACGCTCGCTGCTTGGGTGCCGCCCCCGTGTGGGAAAACGGTTGTGGACCGATTACCTCTCACAAAACCCTGCAAACGCGGCAGGGCTCGAACGGACGCTGCGGGCGATCTCATCCGGCCGGCGCGAACCTGTGTACCGGCTGGAATTTGTGACCGCACAGGGCGACACCATATGGGTCGAGGTCAATGAGATACCGGTTGTTAAGGATGGGAAGACTGTCGCGATTGTCGGCTCTCTTGTTGATGTGACCGAGAAAAAGCAGGTGGAGGAGGGGTTTGCCGAGGCCGACATCCTGATCAAAGGGTCCCGTTCGGGAATGAACGGGCACCAGGAGTCCGGGTATGGAACGCAATCCCCTCTGAATTACTTCCGGCAGGTACTAAAAAAGAAAGAAAGGGAATCCTTGGATCCTAGATCCCCGGAAATTATTCAGAAATAG
- a CDS encoding oxidoreductase encodes MPECINPLWPCAMTGAAACLAGFDGMTVVIHGSSGCYYYPTTLLHAPLHGTFILEEEVIFGSEQRLVQVIEDIASSGQRIAVLTTCVPSILGEDIKAVLSSYDVLLVDSPGFSGDFEAGYRTALSALRPRIDTENTGVNIDGACLFDPFYKGNVRELSRLLYKANVPVATVFCSDVLGRVREASPFTIGTNRDIASGVGENLGGTLGINELRDTFCRIGNTFDGSDIGPVLHEIAREENRIIQVCDKFLRRFDPPRVAVLSWASYAAYAADTLRSCLDAEIACIGTRTTIPAEYPFAAVRAEGLDQVKALIEKHKPDLVIGSSFERSVCGDAAFVGLTPPLRGKVRLASRPIAGIEGTLGFIEDVLNACMDRKT; translated from the coding sequence ATGCCTGAATGCATAAATCCTCTCTGGCCCTGTGCGATGACCGGGGCGGCAGCCTGCCTTGCCGGGTTCGATGGCATGACGGTTGTCATCCATGGATCAAGCGGTTGTTATTACTATCCCACCACTCTGCTCCACGCCCCGCTCCACGGGACCTTCATCCTTGAAGAGGAGGTCATCTTCGGGTCAGAGCAGCGTCTTGTACAGGTGATTGAAGACATCGCGTCATCCGGTCAGAGGATTGCAGTCCTGACCACGTGCGTCCCCTCAATTCTTGGCGAGGATATCAAAGCGGTGCTCTCCTCATATGATGTCCTCCTTGTCGACAGCCCGGGATTTTCCGGTGATTTTGAAGCTGGATACCGCACAGCGCTCTCTGCCCTCAGGCCCCGGATCGACACAGAAAATACGGGTGTGAATATCGACGGGGCATGCCTCTTTGACCCCTTTTATAAGGGGAATGTGCGGGAACTCTCCCGGTTATTATACAAAGCCAATGTCCCGGTTGCAACGGTTTTTTGTTCGGATGTACTTGGCAGGGTCCGGGAAGCGTCCCCGTTTACGATAGGGACAAACCGGGATATCGCCAGCGGTGTTGGGGAGAACCTTGGCGGTACGCTTGGCATAAATGAACTCCGTGATACGTTTTGCCGGATAGGCAATACCTTTGATGGTTCAGATATCGGCCCGGTGCTGCACGAGATTGCACGTGAGGAGAACCGAATAATTCAGGTATGTGACAAGTTCCTTCGCAGGTTCGATCCACCCCGTGTAGCAGTCCTTTCATGGGCATCTTATGCAGCATATGCCGCTGACACCCTCCGATCCTGTCTTGACGCAGAGATTGCCTGCATCGGGACCCGTACAACTATCCCGGCAGAGTATCCGTTTGCGGCTGTACGGGCGGAGGGGCTTGATCAGGTGAAGGCACTTATCGAAAAACATAAACCCGACCTTGTCATCGGGTCCTCGTTTGAACGGTCCGTGTGCGGGGATGCGGCATTTGTGGGGCTCACACCGCCATTGCGGGGAAAAGTAAGGCTTGCATCACGCCCGATTGCCGGTATCGAGGGGACGCTGGGTTTTATCGAAGATGTACTGAATGCCTGCATGGACCGCAAAACATAA
- a CDS encoding oxidoreductase — protein MSLKPLPLNTSRFEGCTLTGALSVTTSVRNSISVVHGPRGCAHHNFSLLHATSLEHDGIGAPAIQSSGLLEKEIIFGGEAALEQALSHAVSLSPSCIFVLSTCIAETIGDDAGAVCRKDWGVPVIPVPTGGFLGGVFEKGVNNALCTLSDMAEPRSSEGTVNIIGEKNLEFEVEENFKEVSRLLSVLGLFVNTRFVHNISDKDIAQIGRASFNVLRDPGACPVGDHLKVRFGTAYIPSFPAGLAGTIQFLEMAAAAGRVPFRSAVADEIALQEEVLNGFSDLAGSSISPNGLKMTSPVYSIVREVTSALDMGFSDTGCHVPVPLDPPVGTAGIQRMLHRWRRAIHA, from the coding sequence ATGAGCTTGAAGCCCTTGCCCTTGAATACCTCCAGATTTGAGGGGTGCACGCTCACCGGGGCGCTCTCCGTCACCACATCGGTGCGCAACAGCATCAGTGTCGTGCACGGTCCCCGGGGATGTGCCCACCATAATTTCTCCCTCCTGCATGCCACCTCGCTTGAACACGATGGTATCGGGGCACCGGCAATCCAGTCAAGCGGGCTTTTGGAAAAAGAGATTATTTTCGGTGGAGAGGCAGCACTGGAACAGGCGCTTTCCCATGCAGTATCGCTCTCCCCGTCATGCATTTTTGTGCTGTCTACCTGCATTGCTGAGACAATCGGCGATGATGCCGGTGCGGTGTGCCGGAAGGATTGGGGGGTCCCGGTCATTCCGGTTCCGACAGGAGGGTTTCTCGGGGGCGTTTTTGAGAAGGGGGTAAACAATGCCCTGTGCACGCTCTCGGACATGGCAGAACCCCGGAGTTCCGAGGGCACGGTAAACATAATCGGTGAAAAAAATCTTGAATTTGAGGTCGAAGAGAACTTTAAAGAAGTATCCCGCCTGCTGTCTGTGCTTGGTCTATTCGTGAATACACGGTTCGTTCATAATATTTCTGACAAAGATATTGCACAAATCGGGCGGGCATCGTTCAATGTGCTCCGGGATCCGGGAGCCTGCCCTGTTGGTGACCATCTCAAGGTCCGTTTTGGGACAGCATACATCCCGTCATTTCCTGCCGGCCTTGCCGGTACTATCCAATTTCTTGAAATGGCGGCAGCAGCAGGCAGGGTGCCGTTTCGTTCTGCAGTCGCCGATGAAATTGCGTTACAGGAAGAGGTGCTTAACGGATTTTCCGACCTTGCCGGTTCGAGTATTTCGCCCAATGGATTAAAAATGACATCGCCGGTTTATTCGATTGTCCGCGAAGTGACATCCGCCCTTGATATGGGATTTTCAGATACCGGATGCCATGTCCCGGTACCCTTAGACCCCCCGGTGGGTACAGCAGGAATTCAACGGATGCTCCACCGATGGAGGCGGGCGATCCATGCCTGA
- the cfbC gene encoding Ni-sirohydrochlorin a,c-diamide reductive cyclase ATP-dependent reductase subunit: MKQIALYGKGGIGKSTTSANLSAALSLQGLDILQIGCDPKRDSTRMLMHGSFIPTVMDLVRERGDAEVFKKDVVYTGFNGVRCVEAGGPEPGVGCAGRGIIATFQLLEKFGALTGDVIVYDVLGDVVCGGFAMPMREGYAQEIYLVTSGELMSLYAANNICKAIRRLSQRSKSTCRLAGVICNAKNMPGEEDLVAEFARRVNSSLVQYIPRDRAVQIAEIHKQTVIEYDPASEQAQRYRTLASRVMENTTFTIPIPLEIDELEALALEYLQI; the protein is encoded by the coding sequence ATGAAACAGATCGCCCTGTACGGTAAGGGAGGGATAGGGAAGTCAACGACGTCCGCAAACCTTTCCGCAGCGCTCTCCCTTCAGGGGCTCGATATCCTCCAGATCGGGTGTGACCCTAAGAGGGACAGCACCCGGATGCTGATGCACGGCAGTTTTATTCCGACCGTCATGGACCTTGTCCGGGAACGCGGGGATGCTGAGGTCTTTAAGAAAGATGTTGTCTACACGGGGTTCAATGGCGTCCGGTGCGTTGAGGCAGGCGGACCCGAACCCGGTGTCGGGTGCGCCGGCAGGGGAATCATCGCCACCTTCCAGCTGCTGGAGAAGTTCGGGGCATTGACCGGTGATGTAATTGTCTATGATGTGCTTGGCGATGTGGTCTGCGGGGGCTTTGCCATGCCGATGCGTGAGGGGTATGCGCAGGAAATTTATCTCGTGACTTCCGGCGAGCTCATGTCGCTGTATGCAGCAAACAATATCTGCAAGGCCATCAGGCGCCTTTCGCAACGGTCAAAGAGCACCTGCCGTCTCGCAGGGGTCATCTGCAATGCGAAGAACATGCCCGGTGAGGAGGACCTCGTTGCAGAATTTGCACGCCGGGTGAACAGTTCACTCGTGCAGTACATACCGCGGGACAGGGCTGTCCAGATCGCAGAGATCCATAAGCAGACCGTGATCGAATATGACCCGGCATCAGAACAGGCTCAGCGGTACCGGACGCTTGCATCGCGGGTCATGGAGAACACCACATTCACCATACCGATACCTCTTGAGATTGATGAGCTTGAAGCCCTTGCCCTTGAATACCTCCAGATTTGA
- a CDS encoding TrkH family potassium uptake protein has product MKRIAFLSTIAVDLGDTFVFVAPITCVPLVVAVLFAEWSMLIPMAAVPLLFFFCGIILKRLPRSEREHRLSTAMCSVALFWFACAAISGIPFVIGLHMSFTDALFEGMAGWTSTAFTMIRALDTVPQTLLFWRSYMQWIGGIGIIAFSIAMASSSGLFTTKLLRTEGRDEPLMPAVISTGRSLYRIYALLTFLAIGLILFSGLSLWESVNLALTTISTGGFTLHPEGIQYYQSITLELLLIPVMIAGALPFKLYFLIFQNRRLSLFGDEQVKLFFLFTFIGVLVIMADLLFFDNLNFFIALEQGLFMTVSALTTTGFQNANPHAWASTTLLLLTMLIFIGGASGSTAGGIKLNRVALAYRGLLWWFKRVFVSGRVLIPLRIEGKVIPKATAELETAKNMLIIILSVTMIFIATLCVLQFHITSYSTTDIVFETVSAFSTCGMSTGYVSYEMPVLSKWIFIGLMWVGRLEVIPVVMLMVALFRGPE; this is encoded by the coding sequence ATGAAGAGGATCGCATTTCTCTCAACAATTGCCGTAGATCTCGGTGACACATTTGTTTTTGTCGCTCCCATTACCTGTGTTCCACTTGTCGTGGCGGTCCTCTTTGCCGAGTGGTCTATGCTTATCCCCATGGCGGCGGTGCCACTCCTCTTCTTTTTCTGCGGCATTATTTTAAAACGCCTCCCGCGCAGCGAGCGGGAGCACAGGCTCTCAACCGCGATGTGTTCTGTCGCCCTTTTCTGGTTTGCCTGTGCCGCGATCAGTGGGATTCCCTTTGTTATCGGGCTTCATATGAGTTTTACCGATGCCCTCTTTGAAGGGATGGCGGGATGGACAAGTACAGCGTTTACCATGATACGGGCACTGGATACTGTTCCCCAAACCCTGCTATTCTGGCGTTCCTATATGCAGTGGATCGGGGGGATCGGGATCATTGCCTTTTCCATAGCGATGGCGAGCAGTTCCGGACTATTTACGACAAAACTGCTCCGTACTGAAGGCAGGGACGAACCGCTTATGCCGGCAGTGATCTCTACAGGGCGTTCCCTGTACAGGATATATGCGCTGCTCACATTCCTTGCCATCGGGCTCATCCTGTTCTCCGGCCTGTCATTATGGGAATCAGTAAACCTCGCCCTTACAACCATCTCCACCGGGGGTTTTACGCTACATCCGGAGGGGATACAGTATTACCAGTCCATCACCCTTGAACTCCTGCTGATCCCGGTGATGATCGCCGGTGCACTCCCGTTCAAACTCTACTTTTTGATCTTCCAGAACCGGCGCCTGAGCCTGTTTGGTGATGAGCAGGTCAAACTCTTTTTCCTTTTCACATTCATCGGGGTGCTTGTCATTATGGCAGACCTCCTTTTTTTTGACAACCTGAATTTTTTCATCGCACTTGAGCAGGGCCTTTTCATGACCGTGTCTGCCCTCACCACCACGGGATTCCAGAATGCGAACCCGCATGCATGGGCAAGTACCACACTCCTCCTCCTGACTATGCTGATATTTATCGGGGGTGCGTCAGGCAGCACTGCGGGAGGGATCAAACTCAACAGGGTCGCGCTCGCCTATCGTGGTCTTCTCTGGTGGTTCAAACGGGTTTTTGTGAGCGGAAGAGTCCTCATCCCGCTCCGGATTGAAGGGAAGGTGATCCCGAAAGCCACGGCAGAACTTGAGACCGCGAAGAACATGCTCATCATTATCCTCTCGGTAACGATGATCTTTATTGCGACCCTCTGCGTGCTTCAGTTCCACATCACTTCGTATTCCACCACCGATATTGTCTTTGAGACCGTCTCTGCTTTCTCGACCTGTGGCATGAGTACCGGCTACGTATCGTACGAGATGCCGGTCCTTTCGAAATGGATCTTTATCGGCCTCATGTGGGTGGGAAGGCTCGAGGTTATCCCCGTCGTCATGCTCATGGTCGCCCTGTTCCGCGGTCCTGAATGA
- a CDS encoding desulfoferrodoxin, with protein MTKLFEVYKCEVCGNVIKVVHASGGTLVCCGKPMTLQQERTSDAGKEKHVPVVEKSANGIIVRIGSIPHPMEEKHFIEWIEVRSGNAVYIRGLKPGEKPEAEFCINDVNAKARTYCNVHGLWTNKP; from the coding sequence ATGACAAAACTGTTTGAAGTGTACAAGTGTGAGGTCTGCGGGAATGTTATCAAAGTAGTCCATGCATCGGGGGGCACTCTCGTCTGCTGCGGCAAACCCATGACACTACAGCAGGAGAGGACTTCGGATGCAGGCAAAGAGAAGCATGTCCCGGTTGTTGAGAAATCGGCGAACGGGATCATTGTCAGGATCGGTTCTATCCCACACCCGATGGAGGAAAAGCATTTCATCGAATGGATTGAGGTGCGCAGCGGGAATGCCGTATATATCAGGGGGTTAAAACCAGGTGAGAAGCCCGAGGCGGAATTCTGCATAAACGACGTGAATGCAAAAGCGCGTACTTACTGCAACGTACACGGGCTTTGGACAAACAAGCCCTGA
- a CDS encoding FprA family A-type flavoprotein, with protein MVAREVCHGIFWVGAIDWDRRLFDELIPLPNGTSYNSYLIRGSEKTALIDTVDPAKEYELISNLVRKGVERIDYIIINHAEQDHSGSLPMILEFFPDAVIVTNEKCKDLLVALLHVPPERFKVIADRETLSLGDRTLEFLLTPWTHWPETQVTFLKEDRVLFSCDLFGAHVASSDLFMQDERATYISAKRYYAEIMMPFRGSIKGHLEKVRALPIAMIAPSHGPIYRDPAFILNAYGDWTADTVKNEVVIPYISMHGSTLKMVEQLIEALVARGITVKPFNLARTDVGELAMSLVDTATVVIATPTLLFGPHPQAIYATYLANLLRPKVRFASVIGSYGWGGKAVEGIVKMLDHVNVEILDPVIAKGLPDEAAMKGLERLADDILKKHKEINIV; from the coding sequence ATGGTTGCACGAGAGGTTTGCCACGGAATTTTCTGGGTTGGCGCAATCGACTGGGACCGGCGGCTTTTTGACGAGTTGATCCCGCTTCCCAACGGTACGAGCTACAATTCCTACCTGATCAGGGGAAGTGAGAAGACCGCCCTGATCGATACTGTTGACCCTGCAAAGGAGTATGAGCTGATCAGCAATCTGGTCAGGAAGGGTGTTGAACGTATAGATTACATCATCATCAACCACGCAGAACAGGACCATTCCGGCTCGTTGCCGATGATCCTCGAATTCTTTCCGGATGCTGTCATAGTCACCAATGAAAAATGCAAGGACCTCCTCGTTGCCCTGCTCCATGTACCGCCGGAGAGGTTTAAGGTAATCGCTGACCGTGAGACCCTTTCACTGGGAGACCGGACCCTCGAATTCCTGCTGACCCCGTGGACGCACTGGCCTGAGACCCAGGTCACCTTCCTGAAGGAGGACCGGGTCCTCTTTTCCTGCGACCTCTTTGGCGCACATGTCGCATCAAGCGACCTGTTTATGCAGGATGAACGGGCAACATATATCTCCGCAAAACGATACTACGCCGAGATTATGATGCCCTTCCGGGGGAGCATCAAAGGACACCTCGAAAAGGTCCGGGCACTCCCCATTGCCATGATCGCGCCCAGCCATGGCCCGATCTACCGCGATCCCGCATTCATCCTCAATGCATATGGCGACTGGACGGCAGATACCGTAAAAAATGAAGTGGTAATCCCATATATCTCAATGCACGGCAGCACATTGAAAATGGTTGAGCAGCTCATTGAAGCACTGGTGGCGCGGGGCATCACAGTTAAACCTTTTAACCTCGCGAGAACCGATGTGGGCGAACTAGCAATGTCGCTTGTCGACACCGCAACAGTCGTGATTGCAACACCCACATTGTTGTTCGGCCCGCACCCGCAGGCAATCTATGCCACGTATTTGGCAAACCTTCTCAGACCAAAGGTGCGGTTTGCATCGGTGATTGGGTCATATGGATGGGGGGGCAAAGCGGTTGAGGGCATTGTTAAAATGCTGGACCATGTCAACGTGGAGATCCTTGATCCGGTCATCGCAAAAGGACTTCCGGACGAGGCGGCAATGAAAGGGCTCGAACGGCTTGCGGACGATATCTTAAAGAAACATAAGGAAATCAATATCGTATGA
- a CDS encoding rubredoxin, with protein sequence MDRFTCTICGHVYDPAQGEPGQNIPAGIPFEKLPADWSCPVCFSGKDKFEKV encoded by the coding sequence ATGGACCGATTCACCTGTACAATATGCGGGCATGTTTATGATCCGGCACAAGGCGAGCCCGGGCAGAATATCCCGGCCGGCATCCCCTTTGAGAAACTCCCGGCTGACTGGTCGTGCCCGGTCTGCTTCTCGGGTAAAGACAAATTTGAGAAGGTTTAA
- a CDS encoding manganese efflux pump MntP family protein, with amino-acid sequence MDVTTVLLIAAGLSMDALAVSIAWGISLKKDRLKTALLMALFFGGFQTLMPVIGWVAGMSFVQMISGVDHWIAFLILCFIGLKMCYESLEGEKCERNTSLPSLSVLLLLAVATSMDALAVGLSFAFLDTDIIAPALIIGTVTFCISFLGVLLGKRLGCIFGNRIELLGGIILIGIGVKILFEHMS; translated from the coding sequence ATGGATGTTACCACTGTTCTTTTGATCGCAGCGGGGCTCTCGATGGATGCCCTTGCCGTATCCATCGCCTGGGGGATCTCACTAAAAAAAGACCGTCTTAAGACTGCCCTTTTGATGGCACTCTTTTTTGGAGGGTTCCAGACGCTCATGCCAGTAATCGGGTGGGTTGCCGGCATGTCATTTGTCCAGATGATCTCAGGAGTTGACCACTGGATTGCATTCCTTATCCTCTGTTTTATAGGTTTAAAGATGTGCTATGAATCGCTTGAAGGTGAAAAATGTGAACGGAATACATCCCTGCCCTCACTATCTGTCCTTCTCCTGCTTGCAGTGGCGACAAGCATGGATGCCCTCGCAGTCGGGCTCTCGTTTGCGTTTCTTGATACTGATATCATTGCCCCCGCCCTTATTATCGGGACAGTTACCTTCTGCATCTCATTTCTCGGCGTCCTCCTTGGCAAGCGGCTCGGGTGCATTTTTGGCAACCGTATTGAACTGCTGGGGGGCATCATCCTGATCGGCATAGGTGTTAAGATCTTATTTGAACATATGTCGTAA
- a CDS encoding DUF5698 domain-containing protein codes for MIFITKGVRYLAPLIGFFEVIIWLLAIGQVMNKLTNIASCIVYGGGFAMGTFVGMLIKEKT; via the coding sequence GTGATATTCATCACAAAAGGTGTCAGGTATCTTGCCCCGCTTATTGGTTTCTTTGAAGTGATCATCTGGCTTCTTGCCATCGGGCAGGTGATGAACAAACTCACCAACATCGCCTCATGCATTGTATATGGGGGCGGGTTTGCGATGGGCACATTTGTCGGCATGCTCATCAAGGAAAAGACCTGA
- a CDS encoding IPT/TIG domain-containing protein, producing MKYHFLIIGMLIVGVLCAGCSDESDSGTATPVPTTMPVQPKFIAGDIVAKTATSVDTYWLIIKYDPKTDNYERALIFRSLKETWYRKDNKTELADRSVMEKLYPVKIFHTSSISAITLATLTATPTATLTTSGPEPTITGITPNTGTSGFSVSITNLAGTNFRTGATVKLMGTDLSSVAATNVVVGEKSISCTFNLYDLKEGKYTVVVTNPDGKSATLTSGFTINTPGPVVAGINPAEGMIGQSLDLTITGSSFKDPAKVIFHNGSNQFDCTNTKVTSATQITCYLPAIPSGTVTGFWDIEVKNIEDKQNGTAVSKFNIRNATA from the coding sequence ATGAAGTATCATTTCCTGATAATTGGCATGCTTATTGTCGGGGTGTTGTGTGCCGGCTGTTCTGACGAGTCCGATTCCGGTACTGCAACACCGGTTCCCACGACGATGCCTGTTCAGCCGAAATTTATCGCAGGCGATATTGTAGCAAAGACTGCAACTTCTGTTGACACCTACTGGCTGATCATCAAATACGATCCAAAGACCGACAATTACGAACGTGCTCTCATCTTCAGATCATTAAAGGAAACCTGGTACCGGAAGGATAATAAAACGGAACTTGCGGATCGCTCCGTCATGGAGAAATTATATCCGGTTAAAATATTCCACACAAGCTCGATTTCCGCTATCACTCTTGCAACTCTAACGGCAACCCCTACTGCAACTCTGACCACATCAGGCCCGGAACCGACAATAACGGGCATCACTCCCAATACCGGGACATCCGGGTTTAGTGTGAGCATCACGAACCTTGCAGGAACCAACTTCCGGACGGGTGCGACGGTGAAGCTAATGGGGACGGATTTGTCTTCGGTCGCTGCTACAAATGTCGTGGTCGGTGAAAAATCCATCTCCTGTACCTTCAACCTGTATGACCTCAAAGAGGGGAAATATACCGTCGTTGTCACAAATCCGGACGGGAAGTCAGCAACACTGACAAGCGGGTTTACCATCAATACTCCGGGTCCAGTTGTCGCCGGAATTAATCCTGCGGAGGGAATGATTGGTCAATCGCTCGACCTTACCATCACCGGGAGCAGTTTCAAAGATCCGGCAAAGGTAATCTTTCACAATGGGAGTAACCAGTTCGATTGCACGAATACCAAGGTGACCTCTGCAACTCAGATTACCTGTTATCTTCCGGCAATTCCAAGTGGAACGGTAACAGGATTCTGGGACATCGAAGTGAAAAATATTGAAGACAAGCAAAACGGCACCGCAGTGAGCAAATTCAATATCAGGAACGCAACAGCATAG